The following proteins are encoded in a genomic region of Sorangiineae bacterium MSr12523:
- a CDS encoding DHH family phosphoesterase — protein MTSKPSPSQKMTDPVRRLPVPAAAAPPPERARAFADTLAEAKGKHVLIALRGHPDPDGIASAMAQAHIAQRCGVGQTTIGYCHELSHRENRALVKLLGVELRKIKSVKDVGNVDFLSFVDAYDVDPDLADTDGIEVLTIVDHHRAPTPPKARFVDLRLDVGATATIFVEYLEQLAPLDSEVEDDQRIATALMHGLSTDTDDFMLARAGDFRAAAEIIEVCDRDLLADLSRRLIAPSAMDVMARALASLVVRRNFAMAGIGFVSEGDRDTIAQAADFLVRREDIDTVVVYGVVGDRFIEGSLRTHSPSVDPSAWLEQAFGYDDKGRPYGGGRRDKGGFRIPIGFLGRSTDRAQLWTLVEHAMRSALLRMVGDEPATGVLVQTV, from the coding sequence GTGACCTCGAAACCCAGCCCGAGTCAAAAGATGACCGATCCGGTCCGACGTTTACCCGTTCCGGCCGCTGCTGCGCCGCCTCCAGAGCGCGCGCGCGCGTTCGCGGACACGCTGGCAGAGGCCAAGGGCAAGCACGTTCTCATTGCCCTGCGCGGCCATCCCGATCCGGATGGCATCGCTTCGGCCATGGCGCAGGCCCACATCGCCCAGCGCTGTGGCGTGGGGCAGACGACCATCGGCTACTGCCATGAGCTCAGTCATCGCGAGAACCGCGCGCTGGTGAAGCTCCTCGGCGTCGAGCTTCGCAAGATCAAGAGCGTGAAGGATGTCGGCAACGTCGATTTCCTCTCCTTCGTCGATGCGTACGACGTCGATCCGGATTTGGCCGACACCGACGGCATCGAGGTGCTCACCATCGTCGACCATCACCGCGCACCGACGCCGCCGAAGGCGCGCTTCGTGGATCTGCGGCTCGACGTGGGCGCCACCGCCACGATTTTCGTCGAGTACCTGGAGCAGCTTGCCCCGCTCGACAGCGAGGTGGAGGACGATCAGCGCATCGCCACCGCGCTCATGCACGGCCTATCGACGGACACGGACGACTTCATGCTGGCCCGCGCGGGCGACTTCCGCGCCGCCGCCGAGATCATCGAGGTGTGCGATCGCGATCTGCTCGCGGACCTGAGCCGTCGCCTCATTGCGCCCAGCGCGATGGACGTGATGGCCCGTGCGCTCGCGTCGCTGGTCGTGCGCCGCAACTTCGCCATGGCCGGCATTGGCTTCGTCTCCGAGGGCGACCGCGACACCATCGCGCAAGCGGCCGATTTCCTGGTGCGCCGCGAGGACATCGACACCGTCGTCGTCTACGGCGTCGTGGGCGATCGCTTCATCGAGGGCTCGTTGCGCACGCACTCGCCGAGCGTCGATCCGTCGGCGTGGCTCGAGCAGGCCTTCGGCTACGACGACAAGGGTCGGCCCTACGGCGGCGGCCGGCGTGACAAGGGAGGCTTCCGCATCCCCATCGGCTTCCTCGGCCGCTCGACCGATCGCGCCCAGCTCTGGACCTTGGTGGAACACGCCATGCGCTCCGCGCTGCTGCGCATGGTCGGCGACGAACCCGCCACCGGCGTGCTCGTTCAAACGGTGTGA
- a CDS encoding PilZ domain-containing protein has translation MPDPASTARTARESLSRGLQALQADPTVPPQLLDLAAVIAQSMGALHQIERSNGTQLLPHASIALENVRKVLSQLQMVASSHPAVNVAMESVASSLSLVHSLHQLASSPAPMPTAPMAAPPPPPPPMPPVGIAPIAPLEGAPIPLTKPLSNPHQQAYAPPPAPAFQPPPAPPYVAQHSGAAPQAGPGAAFPPPPQQPVFQAPPQPQHFGGGPGAYPYTPPPAPNPAPPGLAPSPGPAGDLHVVTADLGTHSATNFYKGLSGNDIIDHGGLFVSTYMIPKLGTQIRLKVSLPGGYEFEANGIVRWAREQSDGSDAPPGFGAQFTQITPEARQLVYRYVRNREPLFHDDL, from the coding sequence GTGCCCGATCCCGCTTCAACCGCTCGCACCGCCCGTGAATCCCTGTCGCGCGGCCTTCAGGCCCTGCAGGCGGATCCCACGGTGCCACCGCAACTGCTCGATTTGGCCGCGGTGATTGCGCAGTCGATGGGAGCGTTGCACCAGATCGAGCGCTCGAACGGCACGCAGCTTCTCCCGCACGCAAGCATCGCGCTCGAGAACGTGCGCAAGGTGCTCAGCCAATTGCAGATGGTCGCGTCGTCGCATCCGGCCGTGAACGTGGCCATGGAGTCGGTGGCGTCGTCGCTGAGCCTCGTGCACTCGCTTCACCAGCTCGCGAGCTCGCCGGCTCCGATGCCCACCGCGCCCATGGCCGCGCCACCTCCGCCGCCTCCGCCCATGCCACCGGTGGGGATCGCGCCCATCGCACCGCTGGAGGGCGCGCCCATTCCGCTCACCAAGCCGCTCTCCAACCCGCACCAGCAGGCGTACGCGCCGCCTCCGGCCCCTGCCTTCCAGCCGCCCCCGGCCCCGCCGTACGTGGCCCAGCATTCAGGAGCGGCCCCGCAAGCGGGTCCTGGGGCTGCTTTTCCGCCGCCGCCCCAGCAGCCCGTGTTTCAAGCGCCGCCCCAGCCTCAGCACTTCGGTGGCGGTCCGGGGGCCTATCCGTACACGCCGCCGCCGGCACCGAACCCGGCGCCCCCTGGCCTGGCGCCCTCGCCCGGTCCCGCGGGCGATTTGCACGTGGTCACGGCCGATCTTGGCACCCACAGCGCCACGAATTTCTACAAGGGGCTCTCGGGCAACGACATCATCGACCACGGCGGGCTCTTCGTTTCGACGTACATGATCCCGAAGCTCGGCACCCAGATCCGCCTCAAAGTCTCGCTTCCCGGCGGCTACGAGTTCGAGGCCAATGGAATCGTGCGTTGGGCGCGGGAGCAGTCCGACGGGAGCGATGCCCCGCCCGGATTTGGCGCGCAATTCACCCAGATTACCCCCGAGGCGCGCCAGCTCGTTTACCGGTACGTGCGCAACCGCGAGCCGCTCTTTCACGACGATTTGTAA
- a CDS encoding penicillin-binding protein: protein MRRWILGLSAAAACAGLLYLVRKYPVSQTGGLFGASGSDQVEESSASHVAPTSPDGKAPRETSASAAGFSGAPSTLAGLDLLHIAVDDEGTTAPLPNQGVARLSLDPELQRTANSLLASRHLPLAAVVMVDPTTGHVLAYASHVESGPARDLCAEASAPAASVFKIVTGTALVDAEGLGPDARECYAGGGMQRISALDLADNPRRDRWCITLSDAMGKSINPVFARLALRRLKPKSLEETAFAYGFGQKVPFDVDVQPSSLELPPEPLEYARTAAGFFHTTLSPMQAAAISTTLARGGEAVRLRIVREAMDGEGKPIYAEPEKPSLRRIMKPETAQAVATMMEHTITEGTSYRAFRDGAGRPFLRGIAVAGKTGTLSDPESGRLYTWFTGFAPSRPVANVKPVAIATLVVNDPAWSIKANVVAREMLRTYFAQQGVEHVSRPGVALSSQRQHASRGRGAAEPPTTRKSPEPAKRLKPGQPVLSAMASSRPRTSRR from the coding sequence ATGCGACGGTGGATACTCGGACTGTCGGCCGCGGCCGCGTGCGCAGGCCTCCTTTACCTCGTACGAAAATATCCAGTCAGCCAGACCGGTGGCCTCTTTGGGGCGAGCGGTAGCGACCAGGTCGAGGAGTCTTCGGCTTCGCACGTCGCGCCGACGTCCCCCGATGGCAAGGCGCCCCGTGAAACGAGCGCATCCGCAGCGGGTTTTTCCGGCGCGCCCTCCACGTTGGCCGGTCTCGACCTCCTGCACATCGCCGTCGACGACGAGGGCACGACCGCCCCGCTTCCCAACCAAGGCGTCGCCCGGCTCTCGCTCGACCCCGAGCTGCAACGCACCGCGAACAGCCTGCTCGCGAGCCGTCACCTGCCACTGGCCGCCGTCGTGATGGTCGACCCCACCACCGGCCACGTCCTCGCCTACGCGAGCCACGTCGAATCGGGCCCGGCCCGCGATCTCTGCGCCGAGGCCAGCGCGCCCGCCGCCAGCGTCTTCAAGATCGTCACCGGCACCGCCCTGGTCGACGCCGAGGGACTCGGCCCCGATGCGCGCGAGTGTTACGCGGGCGGTGGCATGCAGCGCATCTCCGCGCTCGACCTGGCAGACAACCCGCGCCGCGACCGATGGTGCATCACGCTTTCGGACGCCATGGGCAAGAGCATCAACCCGGTCTTTGCGCGCCTCGCCTTGCGCCGCTTGAAGCCGAAGTCCCTCGAGGAGACCGCCTTCGCGTACGGCTTCGGGCAGAAGGTTCCGTTCGACGTCGACGTGCAGCCGAGCAGCCTCGAACTGCCGCCCGAGCCCCTCGAGTATGCGCGCACCGCGGCGGGTTTCTTTCACACCACGCTCTCGCCCATGCAAGCCGCCGCCATCAGCACCACGCTGGCCCGCGGCGGGGAGGCCGTGCGCCTTCGCATCGTGCGCGAGGCCATGGACGGTGAGGGCAAGCCGATCTACGCCGAGCCCGAGAAGCCGTCGCTTCGCCGCATCATGAAGCCCGAGACCGCGCAGGCCGTGGCCACCATGATGGAGCACACGATCACCGAGGGAACCTCGTACCGCGCCTTCCGCGATGGTGCAGGCCGCCCCTTTCTGCGCGGCATCGCCGTCGCGGGAAAGACGGGCACCTTGTCCGATCCGGAATCGGGCCGCCTCTACACGTGGTTCACGGGCTTTGCGCCGAGCCGCCCCGTGGCCAATGTGAAGCCCGTCGCCATCGCGACCCTCGTGGTCAACGATCCCGCGTGGAGCATCAAGGCCAACGTCGTCGCGCGCGAGATGCTCCGCACCTACTTCGCGCAACAAGGTGTCGAGCACGTCTCACGACCAGGCGTTGCCCTATCGTCTCAGCGTCAGCACGCTTCTCGGGGGCGTGGGGCGGCGGAGCCTCCCACAACAAGAAAATCCCCGGAGCCCGCAAAAAGGCTAAAGCCTGGTCAACCCGTGCTCTCGGCGATGGCATCTTCGCGCCCGCGCACTTCGAGGCGATAA